One genomic segment of Gossypium arboreum isolate Shixiya-1 chromosome 3, ASM2569848v2, whole genome shotgun sequence includes these proteins:
- the LOC108475704 gene encoding 3'-5' exonuclease-like — protein MNDDYITILPHFNQDPYRFRTYTVTFFSTPIITTVTATPAVVRNWLFRVLRLHSIRRNRLVVGLGVQWSPYSSLPHPPAATLQLCIGHQCLIFQLLHADTVPLSLRRFLNDPRNTFVGVWNHSDIAMLLRSEHRLSVSKVVDARHVAAERNGLSSQLSMEKLAGILLGAPDVKKPQSIGVSNWNDYRLSLEQVQYACVDAYVSFELGRVLQVWNW, from the coding sequence ATGAATGATGACTACATTACCATCTTACCCCATTTCAACCAAGACCCATACAGATTCCGAACTTACACCGTAACTTTCTTCTCAACTCCCATCATCACCACAGTCACCGCCACCCCAGCTGTTGTCCGCAACTGGCTCTTCAGAGTCCTTCGTCTCCACAGTATCCGTCGCAACAGGCTCGTCGTCGGCCTTGGGGTTCAATGGAGCCCTTACTCTTCCCTCCCCCACCCTCCAGCAGCCACTCTTCAACTTTGCATCGGACATCAATGCCTCATCTTCCAACTTCTACATGCAGATACCGTGCCCTTATCTCTTCGTCGCTTCTTGAATGATCCTCGTAATACTTTCGTCGGAGTTTGGAACCATAGTGACATAGCTATGCTGTTGAGGTCTGAGCATAGGCTTTCGGTTTCAAAGGTGGTTGATGCTCGTCATGTTGCTGCTGAGAGAAATGGGTTGAGTTCACAGTTGTCTATGGAGAAGTTGGCTGGGATACTTTTGGGTGCTCCTGATGTTAAGAAGCCTCAAAGTATTGGGGTCAGTAATTGGAATGATTATCGGCTTTCTTTAGAGCAAGTCCAGTATGCTTGTGTTGATGCTTATGTTAGTTTTGAATTGGGGAGGGTATTGCAAGTTTGGAATTGGTAG
- the LOC108474766 gene encoding peroxidase 40-like — translation MIFKLQFVSSKSRKMANCLVLLCLCLVMVSFNVANTMNETCVDDISIVLQIDLYKNSCPEAESIIYSWVENAVSQDSRMAASLLRLHFHDCFVNGCDGSVLLDDTEDFTGEKTALPNLNSLRGFEVIDAIKSELESVCPQTVSCADILATAARDSVVISGGPSWEVEMGRKDSLGASKEAATNNIPGPNSTVPLLVAKFQNVGLSFNDMIVLSGAHTLGMARCSTFSSRLQGANGPDINLDFLQNLQQLCSQTDGNSRLAQLDLVSPATFDNQYYINLLSGEGLLPSDQALVTDDFQTRQLVLSYAEDPLAFFEDFKNSMLKMGSLGVLTGTDGQIRGNCRVVN, via the exons atgatctttAAGTTGCAGTTTGTAAGTAGTAAGAGCAGAAAGATGGCCAATTGTTTGGTTTTATTATGTTTATGTTTGGTAATGGTTTCCTTTAATGTTGCAAACACCATGAACGAAACATGCGTTGACGACATTAGTATAGTGTTGCAGATCGACTTATATAAAAATAGCTGCCCGGAGGCAGAGTCCATCATCTACTCTTGGGTTGAAAATGCAGTATCACAGGACTCTAGAATGGCAGCTTCGTTGCTTCGGCTTCATTTCCACGATTGCTTTGTTAAT GGTTGTGATGGCTCAGTGTTGTTGGATGATACTGAGGATTTCACCGGTGAGAAAACCGCACTGCCGAACTTGAATTCTTTGAGAGGATTTGAAGTAATCGACGCTATTAAATCGGAGCTCGAATCTGTTTGCCCTCAAACTGTTTCTTGTGCTGATATTCTTGCAACAGCTGCTAGAGACTCTGTCGTTATA TCAGGGGGTCCGAGTTGGGAAGTGGAGATGGGGAGAAAAGACAGCTTGGGTGCTAGCAAAGAAGCAGCAACAAACAATATTCCAGGTCCAAATTCAACGGTGCCATTACTTGTTGCCAAGTTCCAAAATGTTGGACTCTCATTCAATGACATGATTGTACTTTCTG GTGCACACACTTTGGGAATGGCTCGATGTTCGACATTTAGTTCTCGGCTTCAAGGCGCAAATGGTCCAGATATTAACCTTGATTTCCTTCAAAACCTGCAGCAGCTGTGCTCACAAACGGATGGGAACTCAAGGCTTGCGCAACTTGATCTGGTCAGCCCTGCGACGTTTGACAACCAGTATTACATTAACCTTCTTTCCGGAGAGGGATTGCTGCCATCTGACCAGGCGCTTGTCACCGATGATTTTCAAACTAGACAGCTTGTACTATCCTATGCTGAGGACCCTTTGGCCTTCTTTGAGGACTTCAAGAATTCGATGCTGAAAATGGGAAGCTTAGGGGTGCTAACAGGGACCGATGGCCAGATTCGGGGGAATTGCCGGGTTGTTAATTAA